One part of the Deltaproteobacteria bacterium genome encodes these proteins:
- a CDS encoding beta-propeller domain-containing protein: MKIAKLTLAAAAATLLLAPGCKNLDPPYALESADTCEKLEKEIKLQAQTQIRLNYGWISGLNFISWGKGGGGFLGGMAEADMAAGAAPRSSNSSSTPRLHSDTNVQVEGVDEADLVETDGTYLYALAGDHLIITEAWPAASAHEVGRLKIEGQVQGIYLREDEDRVAVLSQLWSAPQPIAGGSAQLSGATNSDITKVTLVSVANKAAPVVERETYLEGFLHDSRVVGDRLFVVSYVDLYFDDLMWADSQAEAMRLSKNSTLDQWMPKRADNVLRGGSWSSEETDICNCADVNVSIRQSGTHMMTISSFDVTDPTSTVDATSVLGSVEQVYANGRSLYIFSEEHADGPWRSFDGLRETIIHRFDIPENGTKPTYDVSGKVPGTLTNQGAAAAQFSSDEFDGKLRIVTNQMDDDWNTSVGLYVLEPGTNQLRMVGMVPELVENEEVYAVRFIGEKAYVVTFRQIDPLFIVDLTDPRRPEVKGELEIPGFSNYLHPIDADHLLGIGLDGSVQVSLFDVSDDMNPVRDSQLVLPNTGWSEAQNDHHAFNFFAPHDALFVPVSDWGSNGSKVSVIHAKVDEPLAELGRVSNATLRTAAGFASSQYDWCVDQRRSVVIENALYAVSGAGITVTEVRNPTAELATVPFAGIDPCADTIYYGGGWDEGW, translated from the coding sequence ATGAAGATCGCCAAGCTGACCCTCGCCGCCGCCGCCGCGACCCTCCTCCTCGCCCCCGGCTGCAAGAACCTGGATCCGCCCTACGCCCTCGAGTCCGCGGACACCTGCGAGAAGCTGGAGAAGGAGATCAAGCTCCAGGCCCAGACCCAGATCCGCCTCAACTACGGCTGGATCAGCGGGCTGAACTTCATCAGCTGGGGGAAGGGCGGCGGGGGCTTCCTCGGCGGGATGGCCGAGGCCGACATGGCGGCCGGCGCCGCCCCCCGCAGCAGCAACAGCTCCTCCACCCCCCGCCTGCACTCGGACACCAACGTGCAGGTCGAGGGCGTGGACGAGGCCGACCTGGTCGAGACCGACGGCACCTACCTCTACGCCCTGGCCGGTGACCACCTGATCATCACCGAGGCGTGGCCGGCCGCCAGCGCCCACGAGGTCGGCCGCCTGAAGATCGAGGGCCAGGTGCAGGGCATCTACCTGCGCGAGGACGAGGACCGGGTGGCGGTGCTCTCCCAGCTCTGGAGCGCCCCGCAGCCCATCGCCGGCGGCAGCGCGCAGCTCTCCGGCGCCACCAACTCCGACATCACCAAGGTGACCCTGGTGAGCGTCGCCAACAAGGCCGCCCCGGTGGTCGAGCGCGAGACCTACCTCGAGGGCTTCCTCCACGACTCCCGGGTGGTGGGCGATCGCCTCTTCGTCGTCTCCTACGTCGATCTCTACTTCGACGACCTGATGTGGGCCGACTCCCAGGCCGAGGCCATGCGCCTCTCCAAGAACAGCACCCTGGACCAGTGGATGCCCAAGCGGGCGGACAACGTCCTGCGGGGCGGCAGCTGGAGCTCCGAGGAGACCGACATCTGCAACTGCGCCGACGTGAACGTCTCCATCCGCCAGAGCGGCACCCACATGATGACCATCTCCTCCTTCGACGTGACCGACCCGACCTCCACGGTCGACGCCACCTCGGTCCTCGGCTCGGTGGAGCAGGTCTACGCCAACGGCCGCAGCCTCTACATCTTCTCCGAGGAGCACGCGGACGGCCCCTGGCGCTCCTTCGACGGGCTGCGCGAGACCATCATCCACCGCTTCGACATCCCCGAGAACGGCACCAAGCCGACCTACGACGTCTCGGGCAAGGTGCCCGGCACCCTCACCAACCAGGGGGCCGCCGCCGCCCAGTTCTCCTCCGACGAGTTCGACGGCAAGCTGCGCATCGTCACCAACCAGATGGACGACGACTGGAACACCTCGGTCGGCCTCTACGTCCTCGAGCCCGGCACCAACCAGCTGCGGATGGTCGGCATGGTCCCCGAGCTGGTGGAGAACGAGGAGGTCTACGCCGTGCGCTTCATCGGCGAGAAGGCCTACGTGGTGACCTTCCGCCAGATCGATCCCCTCTTCATCGTCGACCTCACCGACCCGCGCCGTCCCGAGGTGAAGGGTGAGCTGGAGATCCCCGGCTTCTCGAACTACCTCCACCCCATCGACGCGGACCACCTGCTGGGCATCGGCCTCGATGGCAGCGTCCAGGTCTCCCTCTTCGACGTCAGCGACGACATGAACCCCGTGCGCGACTCCCAGCTGGTCCTCCCGAACACCGGCTGGTCCGAGGCCCAGAACGATCACCACGCCTTCAACTTCTTCGCGCCCCACGACGCCCTCTTCGTGCCGGTCTCCGACTGGGGCAGCAACGGCTCGAAGGTCAGCGTGATCCACGCCAAGGTGGACGAGCCCCTGGCCGAGCTCGGCCGGGTGAGCAACGCCACCCTGCGGACCGCCGCCGGCTTCGCCTCCAGCCAGTACGACTGGTGCGTCGACCAGCGCCGCTCGGTGGTCATCGAGAACGCCCTCTACGCCGTGAGCGGCGCGGGCATCACGGTCACCGAGGTGCGCAACCCCACCGCCGAGCTGGCCACCGTGCCCTTCGCCGGCATCGATCCCTGCGCCGACACCATCTACTATGGCGGCGGCTGGGACGAGGGCTGGTAG
- a CDS encoding cytochrome c3 family protein, translated as MRTTLLRALLLALLLSAGPGRAEEGPVFSHADHIGREPDGPCTACHAVEAPKPTLKAERCIFCHDEDDTAPTRYRLLDRAKPLPLALPHERHAKEGDCRTCHARTVRDQLVQGEAFMPSSLCFDCHQERQVVAATDRCESCHGEGKRLTPPAGHRASSWMRRHGEASRWTGGIHGEDCALCHRADACQTCHQQRAPADHNGLWRLRGHGRVAAWDREGCKTCHESGQCVACHRSTQPLNHQGAWTSLHGAVAGDRENPSCLTCHRPTACVACHAGATP; from the coding sequence ATGCGAACGACGCTCCTCCGGGCCCTCCTCCTGGCCCTCCTCCTCTCCGCCGGCCCCGGCCGGGCCGAGGAGGGGCCGGTCTTCTCCCACGCCGACCACATCGGCCGCGAGCCCGATGGGCCCTGTACGGCCTGCCACGCCGTCGAGGCGCCGAAGCCCACCCTGAAGGCGGAGCGCTGCATCTTCTGCCACGACGAGGACGACACCGCCCCCACGCGCTATCGCCTCCTCGACCGGGCGAAGCCGCTCCCCCTCGCGCTCCCCCACGAGCGCCACGCGAAGGAGGGCGACTGCCGGACCTGCCACGCCCGGACCGTCCGCGATCAGCTGGTGCAGGGCGAGGCCTTCATGCCCTCGTCGCTCTGCTTCGACTGCCACCAGGAGCGCCAGGTCGTCGCCGCCACCGACCGCTGCGAGAGCTGCCACGGCGAGGGGAAGCGCCTGACGCCTCCGGCCGGTCACCGCGCGTCCAGCTGGATGCGGCGCCACGGGGAGGCCTCTCGCTGGACCGGCGGGATCCACGGCGAGGACTGCGCCCTCTGCCACCGGGCCGACGCCTGCCAGACCTGCCATCAGCAGCGGGCGCCCGCCGATCACAACGGCCTCTGGCGCCTGCGCGGCCACGGCCGGGTGGCCGCCTGGGATCGGGAGGGCTGCAAGACCTGCCACGAGTCGGGGCAGTGCGTCGCCTGCCACCGCAGCACCCAGCCGCTCAACCACCAGGGCGCCTGGACCTCGCTCCACGGCGCCGTGGCCGGGGACCGGGAGAACCCCTCCTGCCTGACCTGCCACCGGCCGACCGCCTGCGTCGCCTGCCACGCGGGAGCCACGCCATGA
- a CDS encoding CxxxxCH/CxxCH domain-containing protein — protein sequence MSAKITKITWGPLGVGLLLLLLCAACEGAPLADGVPDDLSCSTCHGGPESSAPPSALSGETATEAIGVGAHQAHLQDGAIRAALPCESCHVVPAEIGAAGHVDPLPAEVSFEAGLDKATGQGTWDRTTATCSEVYCHGVTLAGGTTKTPVWTLVDGSQSQCGSCHGNPPVTPTHPAASQCHLCHRGTVAADGSIDVAGGMHIDGKLDVDGTACDSCHGGSGEPAPPLDLAGNTETTAPGVGAHREHLAASSWHRTMICDDCHLVPGQIDAAGHLDTPAPAELTWAGIAIADGAAPTYDRTTGACADAYCHGGTLKLGPGTVPAPVWTVVDDSQDACGACHGVPPGGSHPPVSPTECGSCHPWSGLTPDDPATHIDGKVDLASMACDACHGGGGVAAPPLDLSGNVAKSEPGVGAHREHLASSVWHRTMACDDCHLVPQAVGDPGHLDTPPPAELTWAGIAVAGGAAPVYDPVTGRCSDTYCHGATLPTGPGTVPAPTWTTVDGSQDACGTCHGLPPGGVHPTLQSFECGPCHTFNGLNPADPTTHVDGKIDVLYCDGCHGFPPATGAHPLHVGDADATSWASYGGLLHAADVRAGAATYLFDCGQCHPRDVARHADGTVDVEVGSTGVPGGTLRSLSTPTASYTGGVCREVYCHSTGQETPAYVDSPPWTGGFTGPRCASCHENPPSYASGGAGTATANTHLQIADDGVEYGHFGGLPGPWHTSYHGGGSPGDAASPLTCQTCHYDTVDPAAVGPGGFYWLNTSGSYERGSGHWMDCTRCHTGAGGAPAQGVGGVQPAAHVNGVRDVVFEQRTSIPAGTPGIPAAPNRPTYPTWVTAAPSAADRPPGSVVDGITWSVDLTLSTYDPADKSCQNVGCHILQSFGTGMAQYEPLQWGVTPVGWSTCNACHQN from the coding sequence ATGAGCGCGAAGATCACGAAGATCACGTGGGGTCCGCTGGGCGTGGGGCTCCTCCTCTTGCTGCTCTGCGCGGCCTGTGAGGGCGCGCCCCTCGCGGACGGGGTGCCCGACGATCTGAGCTGCTCCACCTGCCACGGGGGCCCCGAGAGCAGCGCGCCCCCCTCCGCCCTCTCCGGGGAGACCGCCACCGAGGCCATCGGGGTGGGCGCCCACCAGGCCCACCTCCAGGACGGCGCCATCCGGGCGGCCCTCCCTTGCGAGAGCTGCCACGTGGTGCCCGCCGAGATCGGCGCGGCCGGCCACGTCGATCCCCTCCCGGCCGAGGTGAGCTTCGAGGCCGGCCTGGACAAGGCGACCGGTCAGGGCACCTGGGACCGGACCACCGCCACCTGCAGCGAGGTCTACTGCCACGGCGTGACCCTCGCGGGGGGGACCACCAAGACCCCGGTCTGGACCCTCGTGGACGGCTCCCAGAGCCAGTGCGGCAGCTGCCACGGCAACCCCCCGGTGACGCCCACCCACCCGGCGGCGAGCCAGTGCCACCTCTGCCACCGCGGGACGGTGGCCGCCGACGGCAGCATCGACGTCGCCGGCGGGATGCACATCGACGGCAAGCTCGACGTCGACGGCACCGCCTGCGACTCCTGCCACGGCGGGAGCGGCGAGCCCGCGCCGCCGCTGGACCTCGCGGGGAACACCGAGACCACCGCGCCCGGGGTCGGCGCCCACCGCGAGCACCTCGCCGCCTCGAGCTGGCACCGCACGATGATCTGCGACGACTGCCACCTCGTGCCCGGGCAGATCGACGCGGCCGGGCACCTCGACACGCCGGCCCCGGCGGAGCTGACCTGGGCGGGGATCGCGATCGCCGACGGCGCGGCGCCCACCTACGATCGGACGACCGGCGCCTGCGCCGACGCCTACTGCCACGGCGGCACCCTGAAGCTCGGGCCGGGCACGGTGCCGGCCCCGGTCTGGACCGTGGTGGACGACAGCCAGGATGCCTGCGGCGCCTGCCACGGGGTGCCGCCGGGCGGCAGCCACCCCCCCGTCTCGCCCACCGAGTGCGGCAGCTGCCACCCCTGGAGCGGGCTGACCCCCGACGATCCGGCCACCCACATCGACGGCAAGGTCGACCTCGCCTCCATGGCCTGCGACGCCTGCCACGGCGGCGGCGGGGTCGCCGCGCCGCCCCTCGATCTCTCGGGCAACGTCGCGAAGAGCGAGCCCGGGGTCGGCGCCCACCGGGAGCACCTGGCCTCCTCGGTCTGGCACCGCACGATGGCCTGCGACGACTGCCACCTCGTGCCGCAGGCCGTCGGCGATCCGGGGCACCTCGACACCCCCCCGCCGGCCGAGCTCACCTGGGCCGGGATCGCCGTGGCCGGGGGCGCGGCGCCCGTCTACGATCCGGTGACCGGCCGCTGCAGCGACACCTACTGCCACGGCGCCACCCTCCCCACCGGCCCGGGCACCGTGCCCGCGCCGACCTGGACCACGGTGGACGGAAGCCAGGACGCCTGCGGCACCTGTCACGGCTTGCCGCCGGGCGGGGTGCATCCCACCCTCCAGAGCTTCGAGTGCGGCCCCTGCCACACCTTCAACGGCCTGAACCCGGCGGATCCCACGACCCACGTCGACGGCAAGATCGACGTCCTCTACTGCGACGGCTGCCACGGCTTCCCCCCGGCGACCGGCGCGCACCCGCTCCACGTGGGCGACGCGGACGCCACGAGCTGGGCGAGCTACGGCGGCCTGCTCCACGCCGCCGACGTGCGGGCCGGCGCGGCGACCTACCTCTTCGACTGCGGCCAGTGCCACCCGCGCGACGTGGCGCGGCACGCCGACGGCACCGTCGACGTGGAGGTCGGCTCGACCGGTGTCCCCGGGGGCACCCTGCGCTCCCTCTCGACGCCGACGGCGAGCTACACCGGCGGGGTCTGCCGCGAGGTCTACTGCCACTCGACCGGCCAGGAGACCCCGGCCTACGTCGACTCGCCGCCCTGGACCGGCGGCTTCACCGGCCCGCGCTGCGCGAGCTGCCACGAGAACCCACCCTCCTACGCCAGCGGCGGCGCGGGCACGGCGACGGCGAACACCCACCTCCAGATCGCCGACGACGGCGTCGAGTACGGGCACTTCGGGGGCCTGCCGGGCCCCTGGCACACGAGCTACCACGGCGGCGGCAGCCCGGGCGACGCGGCCTCGCCGCTGACCTGCCAGACCTGCCACTACGACACGGTCGATCCCGCGGCGGTGGGGCCCGGCGGCTTCTACTGGCTGAACACCTCCGGCAGCTACGAGCGCGGCTCGGGCCACTGGATGGACTGCACCCGCTGCCACACCGGCGCCGGCGGCGCGCCGGCGCAGGGGGTCGGAGGCGTCCAGCCGGCGGCCCACGTCAACGGCGTGCGCGACGTGGTCTTCGAGCAGCGCACCTCGATCCCCGCGGGCACCCCGGGGATCCCCGCGGCACCCAACCGGCCGACCTACCCGACCTGGGTCACCGCCGCCCCCAGCGCCGCGGATCGGCCGCCGGGCTCGGTCGTCGACGGGATCACCTGGTCGGTGGACCTGACCCTCTCGACCTACGATCCCGCCGACAAGAGCTGCCAGAACGTCGGCTGCCACATCCTCCAGTCCTTCGGGACCGGCATGGCCCAGTACGAGCCGCTGCAGTGGGGGGTGACGCCCGTCGGCTGGTCGACCTGCAACGCCTGCCACCAGAACTGA
- a CDS encoding rhodanese-like domain-containing protein: protein MTALARLIPASLGLLLLGSLLGLGNHALRFEGLFPAPAEAAAACGEGTTGAPVLQSAEEAGTLCAGGHILILDVRDAETFARGHVAGAVHLPCSVGKIEAEIEGQLMGSETVLVYGADTESALPVASSLLLRGIHDVRVIDGGYPAWEAASLACASGPCAACGAGHEGGPSHEGHDHE, encoded by the coding sequence ATGACCGCACTGGCTCGCCTCATCCCCGCCTCGCTGGGCCTCCTCCTCCTGGGGTCACTCCTGGGGCTGGGCAACCACGCGCTGCGCTTCGAGGGGCTCTTCCCCGCGCCCGCCGAGGCGGCCGCCGCCTGCGGTGAGGGGACGACGGGGGCGCCCGTGCTCCAGAGCGCCGAGGAGGCCGGCACCCTCTGCGCCGGCGGCCACATCCTCATCCTCGACGTCCGTGACGCCGAGACCTTCGCCCGGGGGCACGTCGCCGGGGCGGTGCACCTGCCCTGCTCGGTGGGGAAGATCGAGGCGGAGATCGAGGGCCAGCTGATGGGCTCGGAGACGGTCCTGGTCTACGGCGCCGACACCGAGAGCGCCCTGCCGGTGGCCTCCTCCCTGCTGCTGCGGGGCATCCACGACGTGCGGGTGATCGACGGCGGCTACCCGGCCTGGGAGGCCGCGAGCCTCGCCTGCGCCTCCGGTCCCTGCGCGGCCTGTGGCGCGGGCCACGAGGGCGGGCCCAGCCATGAGGGGCACGACCATGAGTAG
- a CDS encoding DoxX family membrane protein: MSRSLPERGAVWVLKLFLAVVWLWAGIAKLGDPAGFAEEIANYQLLPWVAPYVASILPGVEIVLGLALLLPPWTRMARASALLTTGAMAGFTFAVTTVVARGIDISCGCFGTGTGPVTGLTVLRDVALTAAAAAALWLSQRAAREREG; this comes from the coding sequence ATGAGTAGGTCCCTCCCCGAGCGCGGCGCGGTCTGGGTCCTGAAGCTCTTCCTGGCCGTCGTCTGGCTCTGGGCCGGGATCGCCAAGCTGGGGGATCCGGCGGGCTTCGCCGAGGAGATCGCCAACTACCAGCTGCTGCCCTGGGTGGCGCCCTACGTCGCCTCGATCCTGCCCGGCGTGGAGATCGTCCTGGGGCTGGCCCTGCTCCTGCCCCCCTGGACCCGGATGGCCCGGGCCTCGGCCCTGCTCACCACCGGGGCCATGGCCGGCTTCACCTTCGCCGTGACCACCGTGGTGGCCCGGGGCATCGACATCTCCTGCGGCTGCTTCGGCACCGGCACCGGGCCGGTCACCGGCCTGACCGTCCTGCGGGACGTGGCGCTGACCGCGGCGGCCGCGGCGGCGCTCTGGCTCTCCCAGCGGGCGGCGCGAGAGCGCGAGGGCTAG
- a CDS encoding tetratricopeptide repeat protein, whose product MSEGDDPKIPEIEEEADPKEALPTEPIVIEIDRQLERLDQVLEKVRGEVTYWAKKGVYTKVRFKFRGKPLLPDLPMAAFLAAEAATFWYTGLLRALVMNVGGRALFDVELISDAEPHLARGQEHLLDGDVDEALEEFQRALAIDRDLPSAHLQVGVCKKLRGEKEGAREAFRKARDLDPHGEVGRQAIAQLKKLG is encoded by the coding sequence ATGAGCGAAGGCGACGATCCCAAGATCCCCGAGATCGAAGAAGAGGCCGATCCGAAGGAGGCGCTGCCCACCGAGCCGATCGTCATCGAGATCGATCGGCAGCTCGAGCGCCTCGATCAGGTGCTGGAGAAGGTCCGCGGCGAGGTCACCTACTGGGCCAAGAAGGGCGTCTACACCAAGGTGCGCTTCAAGTTCCGGGGCAAGCCGCTCCTGCCCGACCTGCCCATGGCGGCCTTCCTCGCCGCCGAGGCCGCCACCTTCTGGTACACGGGCCTCCTGCGGGCCCTGGTGATGAACGTCGGCGGGCGCGCCCTCTTCGACGTCGAGCTGATCTCCGACGCCGAGCCCCACCTGGCCCGGGGACAGGAGCACCTCCTCGACGGCGACGTGGACGAGGCCCTCGAGGAGTTCCAGCGGGCGCTCGCCATCGACCGCGACCTGCCCAGCGCCCACCTCCAGGTGGGGGTCTGCAAGAAGCTGCGGGGCGAGAAGGAGGGGGCCCGGGAGGCCTTCCGCAAGGCCCGCGATCTCGACCCCCACGGCGAGGTCGGCCGCCAGGCCATCGCCCAGCTCAAGAAGCTGGGCTAG
- a CDS encoding CpaF family protein, with product MGMYEESLRHFLKPIGEFLDDPKVSEIMINGPEEIWIEKGGNLTLTQAKFTNEGLEAAARNMAQFVGRILDDERPRLDARLPDGSRIHIVMPPIARKGCTIAIRKFFPDKLTVANLVQFGSMSPAMANFIDACVQLKENVIVSGGTGSGKTTMLNCVAAYIHDEERIITIEDSAELQMNQEHLVPFESRPPDKFGKGKVDMGDLLQSSLRLRPDRIVVGEVRGGEAFHLMQAMNTGHGGSLATVHANTPTDTLRRLESLCLQSGIDLPMVAVRAQVASAINITLCCARLSDGSRRTTHISEVLPLNEKGDYRTQDIFVFTQTHKDADGKIHGYHSPTGLIPTFFEQLKAFGFGYMDEEFFDPATYGQVPPPSFVGAGFKPRWSPSLKHREEGLPDPEHNPVADALREKGKTREIIVRTGMEGKEPPKPMAPPKAEATDLGDDADAAPAAATPPPPEDEYDEPSTRIGAAPAAVKAQARGDELGAAVPATAEKEESTDPGADDAPVGLSDEEAAIAAALAAAEAAEQPSIQLADDFAEEAKAYEDQSSNGPEGRPRRRRGGTIGRK from the coding sequence ATGGGAATGTACGAGGAATCACTACGCCACTTCCTGAAGCCCATCGGGGAGTTCCTGGACGACCCCAAGGTCTCCGAGATCATGATCAACGGTCCCGAGGAGATCTGGATCGAGAAGGGGGGCAACCTCACCCTCACCCAGGCCAAGTTCACCAACGAGGGACTCGAGGCCGCCGCCCGGAACATGGCGCAGTTCGTCGGCCGGATCCTCGACGACGAGCGGCCCCGCCTCGACGCCCGGCTGCCGGACGGCTCGCGGATCCACATCGTGATGCCGCCGATCGCCCGCAAGGGCTGCACCATCGCCATCCGGAAGTTCTTCCCGGACAAGCTGACGGTGGCGAACCTCGTGCAGTTCGGCTCGATGTCGCCGGCCATGGCGAACTTCATCGACGCCTGCGTGCAGCTGAAGGAGAACGTCATCGTCTCGGGGGGTACCGGCTCCGGCAAGACCACCATGCTCAACTGCGTGGCGGCCTACATCCACGATGAAGAACGCATCATCACCATCGAGGATTCCGCCGAGCTGCAGATGAACCAGGAGCACCTCGTGCCCTTCGAGTCGCGGCCGCCGGACAAGTTCGGCAAGGGCAAGGTGGACATGGGCGATCTGCTCCAGTCCTCCCTGCGGCTGCGCCCCGACCGGATCGTCGTCGGCGAGGTCCGCGGCGGCGAGGCCTTCCACCTGATGCAGGCGATGAACACCGGCCACGGCGGCTCCCTGGCCACCGTCCACGCCAACACGCCCACCGACACCCTGCGGCGCCTCGAGTCCCTCTGCCTCCAGAGCGGCATCGACCTGCCGATGGTGGCGGTCCGCGCCCAGGTGGCCTCGGCCATCAACATCACGCTCTGCTGCGCCCGCCTCTCCGATGGCTCTCGGCGCACCACCCACATCTCCGAGGTGCTGCCCCTCAACGAGAAGGGCGACTACCGCACCCAGGACATCTTCGTCTTCACCCAGACCCACAAGGACGCCGACGGGAAGATCCACGGCTACCACTCGCCCACCGGGCTGATCCCGACCTTCTTCGAGCAGCTCAAGGCCTTCGGCTTCGGCTACATGGACGAGGAGTTCTTCGATCCGGCGACCTACGGTCAGGTGCCGCCCCCGAGCTTCGTGGGCGCGGGCTTCAAGCCCCGCTGGTCCCCCAGCCTCAAGCACCGCGAGGAGGGGCTGCCCGATCCCGAGCACAACCCCGTCGCCGACGCGCTGCGCGAGAAGGGGAAGACGCGCGAGATCATCGTGCGCACCGGCATGGAGGGCAAGGAGCCGCCCAAGCCGATGGCGCCCCCGAAGGCCGAGGCCACCGACCTGGGCGACGACGCGGACGCGGCCCCGGCGGCGGCCACCCCGCCTCCACCCGAGGACGAGTACGACGAGCCCTCCACCCGGATCGGCGCGGCGCCGGCGGCGGTGAAGGCCCAGGCCCGGGGCGACGAGCTCGGCGCGGCCGTGCCGGCCACCGCCGAGAAGGAGGAGTCCACCGACCCCGGCGCCGACGACGCGCCGGTCGGCCTCTCCGACGAGGAGGCGGCCATCGCCGCGGCCCTCGCCGCGGCCGAGGCGGCCGAACAGCCCTCGATCCAGCTCGCCGACGACTTCGCCGAGGAGGCGAAGGCCTACGAGGATCAATCCTCCAATGGGCCGGAGGGGCGGCCCCGGCGCAGGCGCGGGGGGACGATCGGCCGCAAGTAG